In the genome of Nitrospiria bacterium, one region contains:
- a CDS encoding glycosyltransferase family 4 protein encodes MTVLHIFSGDLWAGAEVMVFHLLDELRKEPHLKILALSLNEGILSRKLRDSGIETHVISEADHSFAVILLKAYRALKGQRIRVIHSHRYKENLLAFFLAKSTGAGCLAATLHGLSEPPLDVENGDERIGLKTKLDYFLLKHFFTRVVAVSQNMKQVLVQKYGFRPEKIDVIYNGIPIPPGEFSGRDSRDAIFQIGTVGRMVPVKDYGLFLEVAAEMRRQTDKVRFGILGDGPLKEALIRKTKELKMEDDVEFLSPRPDPFSYYQSLDLYLNTSLHEGIPLSILEAMACGRPVVAPKVGGIPEIVSDGEDGFLIDGRDPKKFSDGCLGLLRDKNLRMRIGENASKKVSARFSRLRMAQSYLKLYQQPWDRKEKVGEVRS; translated from the coding sequence ATGACCGTCCTCCATATTTTTTCCGGCGACCTCTGGGCCGGGGCGGAGGTGATGGTTTTCCATTTATTGGATGAACTCAGAAAAGAGCCTCACCTGAAAATCCTGGCGCTCTCACTCAACGAAGGGATTTTGTCCCGGAAGCTTCGAGACTCCGGTATCGAAACCCATGTGATTTCGGAGGCCGACCATTCGTTTGCCGTGATACTATTGAAAGCGTATCGAGCCTTGAAGGGGCAAAGGATCCGGGTCATCCATTCCCACCGGTACAAGGAAAATTTGCTTGCGTTTTTTCTGGCGAAATCGACCGGAGCCGGGTGTTTGGCGGCGACGCTTCACGGTCTTTCCGAGCCGCCGCTTGATGTAGAGAATGGAGACGAGCGAATCGGGCTGAAAACGAAATTGGATTATTTCCTTCTGAAACATTTCTTCACGCGCGTGGTCGCCGTTTCTCAAAATATGAAGCAGGTTCTGGTTCAAAAATACGGTTTCAGACCTGAGAAGATCGATGTCATCTATAACGGCATTCCCATTCCGCCGGGGGAGTTCTCCGGCCGGGATTCAAGGGATGCGATATTTCAAATCGGGACGGTCGGCCGCATGGTGCCCGTGAAAGATTACGGTCTGTTCCTGGAAGTCGCGGCCGAAATGCGGAGGCAGACCGATAAGGTTCGTTTCGGTATTCTGGGCGACGGTCCCCTCAAGGAGGCATTGATCCGGAAAACGAAGGAATTAAAAATGGAAGATGACGTGGAATTTTTATCCCCTCGGCCGGATCCGTTCTCCTATTATCAATCTCTTGACCTTTACCTGAATACCTCTCTCCATGAAGGTATTCCGCTCAGTATCCTGGAGGCGATGGCCTGCGGTCGGCCGGTCGTCGCGCCGAAAGTCGGCGGGATTCCGGAGATCGTCTCGGATGGAGAGGACGGGTTTCTGATCGATGGGCGAGACCCGAAGAAATTTTCTGACGGCTGTCTTGGGCTGTTGCGGGATAAAAACCTAAGGATGAGAATCGGAGAGAACGCCTCCAAGAAAGTTTCCGCTCGTTTCAGCCGTTTGAGAATGGCCCAATCGTATTTGAAATTGTATCAACAGCCATGGGATCGGAAAGAAAAGGTCGGAGAGGTGAGATCATGA
- a CDS encoding polysaccharide deacetylase family protein — MTVKSKIREALARGYYLTRRLSSRLEGKVLILAYHRVLSEKELKEQFVQPGMYVRDDAFERQMRFLREYFRILSFDELLGLWDRGGWDGRQRYCVVTLDDGWLDNYLHAYPVLRKYEIPATVFLPTSFIGTREWFWPEKLVFLLDRYIKSGQKERLTALWGRWPRPAADGNGGEGIDSIIEICKGLPEGEVEKIIGEIGRGSGIAFPPERSVVNWKEVEEMSASGISFGSHSATHKILTKLSREEVRNELKTSFDTLRGKKIKTVPVFCYPNGNFDPAVAELVREAGYRAAVTTQFGFESESPADRFGLKRIGVHQDIGSTDPLFSWHLSGMNRF, encoded by the coding sequence ATGACCGTAAAGTCAAAAATCCGGGAGGCCCTCGCGCGGGGATATTACCTGACCCGACGCTTATCGTCCCGCCTGGAGGGCAAGGTTTTGATTCTGGCCTATCACCGGGTCTTGTCCGAGAAAGAATTGAAGGAGCAATTCGTGCAGCCGGGAATGTACGTCCGTGACGATGCGTTTGAACGGCAGATGCGATTTTTGAGAGAGTATTTCCGGATATTATCGTTTGACGAGCTTCTTGGGCTCTGGGACCGGGGGGGCTGGGACGGACGGCAGCGCTATTGTGTCGTTACCTTGGACGACGGCTGGCTGGATAATTACCTCCACGCCTATCCCGTTTTAAGGAAGTATGAAATCCCGGCGACCGTTTTCCTTCCGACAAGCTTCATCGGGACACGGGAATGGTTTTGGCCGGAAAAGCTGGTATTTCTGCTGGACCGGTACATCAAATCGGGGCAAAAGGAACGCCTGACCGCTTTATGGGGCCGATGGCCCCGGCCGGCGGCGGACGGGAACGGCGGCGAAGGGATCGATTCCATCATCGAGATCTGCAAAGGGCTGCCGGAAGGGGAAGTCGAAAAAATAATCGGGGAGATCGGCCGGGGATCGGGGATCGCGTTTCCTCCGGAACGGTCGGTCGTGAACTGGAAAGAGGTCGAAGAGATGTCGGCATCCGGGATTTCCTTCGGCTCCCACTCGGCCACGCACAAGATCCTGACAAAACTTTCCCGCGAAGAGGTGCGAAACGAATTGAAAACGTCGTTCGATACTCTGCGGGGGAAAAAAATCAAAACCGTCCCGGTGTTCTGCTACCCCAACGGAAATTTTGATCCCGCCGTCGCGGAGCTCGTCAGAGAGGCCGGTTACCGGGCCGCCGTTACGACGCAATTCGGCTTTGAATCCGAGTCTCCCGCCGATCGCTTCGGATTAAAGAGGATCGGGGTCCATCAGGACATCGGCTCGACCGATCCGCTGTTTTCATGGCATCTGTCCGGCATGAACCGTTTTTAA
- a CDS encoding glycosyltransferase family 2 protein, whose protein sequence is MIEAIFWLSAAFVFYAYAGYPLLLAAFSFFRNRPVQKGSFAPKVSFIIAAYNEEKRIEDKLINTLNQVYPKERMEILVASDCSSDKTDGIVLSYRPKGVQLVRAPERRGKENAQRYAVEKASGEILIFSDVATILDPNGVAAIVRNFSDAEVGCVSSVDRFIDPDGKLTGEGAYVKYEMLLRRLESRINSVVGLSGSFFAARSAVCRDWAVDLQSDFNTLLNSIRMGLRGVADPESVGYYKNLADEGKEFERKVRTVVRGISVFMKSLFLLNPFRYGLFSWQLFSHKLCRWLVPFAMILGFISNGLLVSRSAFYFYALWLQVAFYAVAFGGMAAGLSSKKYYLKIPSFLVLVNLSILKAWYRYMRGERFMAWEPSKR, encoded by the coding sequence ATGATCGAAGCGATATTCTGGCTGTCGGCGGCGTTTGTTTTCTATGCCTATGCGGGCTACCCCTTGCTGCTGGCGGCGTTCTCTTTTTTCAGGAACCGCCCTGTTCAGAAAGGATCGTTCGCGCCGAAGGTCTCCTTCATCATCGCGGCCTACAACGAGGAGAAACGAATCGAGGACAAGCTCATCAATACCTTGAATCAGGTCTATCCCAAGGAGAGGATGGAAATCCTCGTGGCCTCCGATTGCTCGTCCGACAAAACCGACGGGATTGTTTTATCGTACCGGCCGAAAGGGGTGCAATTGGTCCGGGCCCCGGAACGCAGAGGGAAGGAGAACGCCCAGCGCTACGCGGTGGAAAAGGCCTCCGGAGAAATTCTTATTTTTTCGGATGTCGCCACCATCCTGGACCCGAACGGCGTCGCGGCCATCGTCCGGAATTTCAGCGATGCGGAGGTCGGATGCGTCAGCAGCGTCGATCGCTTCATCGACCCGGACGGGAAACTCACCGGGGAAGGGGCGTACGTAAAGTATGAGATGCTCCTGCGCCGTCTCGAATCGCGGATCAATTCGGTGGTCGGCCTGAGCGGGTCTTTCTTCGCCGCGCGGAGCGCGGTTTGCCGGGATTGGGCCGTCGACCTTCAAAGCGATTTCAACACCCTCTTGAATTCGATCCGGATGGGGCTGAGGGGCGTCGCGGATCCCGAGAGCGTGGGCTACTATAAAAATCTCGCGGACGAAGGGAAGGAATTCGAACGAAAAGTCCGGACGGTTGTGCGGGGGATCTCCGTCTTTATGAAGAGTCTTTTTCTGCTGAACCCGTTCCGCTACGGCCTGTTTTCGTGGCAGTTGTTCAGCCACAAGCTCTGCCGGTGGCTTGTTCCGTTTGCCATGATCCTGGGCTTCATCAGTAACGGTCTGCTGGTTTCACGCTCGGCCTTTTATTTTTACGCCCTTTGGCTTCAGGTCGCTTTTTATGCCGTGGCCTTCGGGGGAATGGCCGCCGGGCTTTCCTCCAAAAAATATTATTTGAAAATCCCCTCCTTCCTGGTCCTGGTCAATCTTTCCATCCTGAAGGCCTGGTACCGGTATATGCGGGGTGAGCGCTTCATGGCCTGGGAGCCGTCCAAGCGATGA
- a CDS encoding polysaccharide deacetylase family protein: MKMIVTVDTEEDNWGDYSPRGCTVQNIEAIPALQEIFDDFQVRPTYLVSYPVAASGKAVPILRRILDAGRCEIGSHCHPWNTPPFEEEAGEKNSMLCNLAGELQFRKIRSLHETIAKNFGVVPSSFRAGRWGYNGATATALEKLGYRVDSSVLALTDWTAYHGPDYSGVFPDAYYFSASKDVLASHPGGGMLEVPATVGFVQSDFRRSNAVFNFLTKRPFNRLRLAGVLDRLGLLNRVALTPELSSAREMIALTKRLLLKRFPLINLYFHSPTLRPGLSPFVKTEADRRDFAARLKKFLAFAREARIESIGLSEAVNAVPS; this comes from the coding sequence ATGAAGATGATCGTTACAGTCGACACCGAAGAGGATAACTGGGGCGATTACAGCCCGAGGGGCTGCACGGTACAAAATATCGAAGCGATCCCCGCGCTGCAGGAAATCTTCGACGACTTTCAGGTCCGGCCGACCTATCTCGTTTCCTATCCCGTCGCGGCGAGCGGGAAGGCGGTCCCGATCTTGAGAAGGATCCTGGACGCCGGGCGCTGCGAGATCGGATCGCATTGTCACCCCTGGAATACGCCGCCGTTCGAAGAGGAAGCCGGCGAGAAGAACAGCATGCTGTGCAATCTGGCGGGGGAGCTGCAGTTCCGCAAAATCCGATCCTTGCACGAGACCATCGCCAAAAACTTCGGCGTCGTCCCGTCCTCCTTCCGGGCGGGCCGCTGGGGCTATAACGGGGCGACGGCGACGGCGCTTGAGAAGCTGGGATACCGGGTGGACAGCTCGGTCCTTGCGTTGACCGACTGGACGGCCTATCATGGTCCGGATTATTCCGGGGTTTTTCCGGACGCCTATTATTTTTCGGCCTCGAAGGACGTTCTTGCGTCCCATCCGGGCGGCGGGATGCTGGAAGTCCCCGCGACGGTGGGATTCGTGCAGAGCGATTTCAGGCGTTCGAACGCCGTCTTCAATTTTCTGACAAAACGGCCGTTCAACCGGCTCCGGCTGGCCGGCGTTCTGGACCGGCTGGGTCTCCTGAACCGGGTTGCGCTCACGCCGGAGCTGTCCAGCGCCCGGGAAATGATCGCCCTGACGAAGCGCCTGCTCCTGAAGCGGTTTCCGCTGATCAATCTCTATTTCCATTCCCCGACGCTTCGCCCCGGGCTGTCGCCGTTTGTGAAGACCGAGGCCGATCGGCGCGACTTCGCCGCGCGTTTGAAAAAATTCCTGGCGTTTGCGAGGGAGGCCCGGATCGAATCGATCGGGTTGTCGGAAGCGGTGAACGCGGTGCCGTCATGA
- a CDS encoding DegT/DnrJ/EryC1/StrS family aminotransferase: MKIKRTIPPAAAPLEWRDLWYGLAGIFGGGKSIRRVEDEIKEYFGVRHVFLVSSGKAALALILLGLKDLSSKREVVIPAYTCYSVPSSVLRAGLKPSLCDIDRERFDFDAEGLKRAVTDDTLCVVPCHLFGIPADVDRVKDLCRPSGAYVVEDAAQAMGGTSRGRKLGTIGDAGFFSLGRGKNLTSGSGGIIVTNSDRIADAIDRHYAKLRAPGIGEALGTLFQLKMMTLFIHPALYWFPAGLPFLKLGETFFYRDFPIRKLSGLKAALLRRWPRRLEQSNRIRSETAAWMNSHLAVKPRREDGVAYLRLPVLCESRSVRDRWLALSRSRGLGLSPMYPKAIDELDELKGRFEGRSFPMAGELADRLLTVPTHPLVSRRDRENIREFFEEMHSDGAPSSGELRAAAGRSAV; this comes from the coding sequence GTGAAAATAAAGCGTACGATTCCGCCGGCCGCGGCCCCGCTCGAGTGGCGGGATTTGTGGTACGGACTGGCCGGGATATTCGGGGGCGGGAAGTCCATAAGAAGGGTCGAAGACGAAATCAAAGAGTACTTCGGGGTCCGTCATGTTTTCCTCGTTTCTTCCGGCAAGGCCGCGCTGGCGTTGATTCTTCTGGGGCTGAAGGACCTGTCGTCGAAGCGGGAGGTCGTCATCCCGGCCTACACCTGCTACTCCGTGCCGTCCTCGGTTTTGAGGGCCGGCCTCAAACCGTCGCTCTGCGATATCGACCGCGAGAGGTTTGATTTTGACGCGGAAGGTTTGAAGCGGGCCGTGACCGACGACACCCTTTGCGTCGTTCCGTGTCATCTCTTCGGCATCCCGGCCGACGTGGACCGTGTGAAAGACCTCTGCCGGCCGAGCGGGGCTTACGTCGTCGAGGACGCGGCCCAGGCGATGGGCGGAACAAGCCGCGGCCGAAAGCTCGGCACGATCGGGGACGCGGGGTTCTTCAGCCTGGGCCGCGGGAAAAACCTTACCAGCGGATCGGGCGGGATCATCGTGACGAATTCGGACCGGATCGCCGATGCGATTGACCGCCACTATGCGAAGCTTCGAGCGCCCGGGATCGGCGAGGCCTTGGGAACGTTGTTTCAACTCAAGATGATGACCCTCTTTATTCATCCGGCCCTTTACTGGTTTCCGGCCGGTCTGCCGTTTCTCAAATTGGGCGAGACCTTTTTCTATAGGGATTTTCCGATCCGAAAGTTGTCCGGACTGAAGGCGGCTCTGTTGCGACGCTGGCCGCGGCGCCTGGAACAATCCAACCGGATTCGAAGCGAGACCGCGGCCTGGATGAACTCGCATCTTGCGGTCAAGCCCCGGCGGGAGGACGGCGTCGCTTACCTGCGCCTGCCGGTTCTCTGTGAAAGCCGGAGCGTCCGGGACCGTTGGCTGGCGCTTTCTCGAAGCCGGGGTTTGGGACTGAGCCCGATGTACCCGAAAGCCATCGATGAACTGGACGAGCTGAAGGGCCGTTTTGAGGGCCGGTCCTTCCCGATGGCGGGGGAACTGGCGGACCGGCTTCTGACCGTTCCGACCCATCCGCTGGTTTCTCGCCGGGATCGCGAGAACATCCGGGAGTTTTTTGAGGAAATGCATTCCGACGGGGCCCCCTCAAGCGGCGAGCTGCGCGCGGCGGCCGGCCGGTCGGCGGTTTAG